A genomic segment from Dermacentor silvarum isolate Dsil-2018 chromosome 11, BIME_Dsil_1.4, whole genome shotgun sequence encodes:
- the LOC119432837 gene encoding ATP-binding cassette sub-family C member 10-like: MLMAGASALLKWTFIGASLVSAVELVQRSNLSPRRPVCLTLCDIAYLLCNMLTVSTICWAVATSVFPSRTEVLTDVSIASAVVSAAARISWAVSILVASRSGFNERFRSFLEVIKSLQVEIVFFKYSQTLSMQTIADEETFSPCGKLLGSAVLRTGPNAKGRVFCAFVRVLWHEALWIPLTGLAYFAVLIVRIPLLESLIDDVGSREAKALTVLFLSSCVAEVCLSGFLEYVALRFSTQLKLLMQAALFTKTTRMTARALSEAPAGYLVSLVAVDCDQLHTVAVFSSHTLSGLLCLPVLLWMLSRRVGTLPVVACVSWPLAVLALSALVSWMQTGLWKRIIRYRDERLNKMADTLSCVRLVKFYAWEEAVTQAVSRLRAREGRLLFLSNLLDGFVESLQSCSNSVKQWTSK, translated from the exons ATGCTCATGGCCGGCGCCTCCGCGCTGCTCAAGTGGACCTTCATCGGTGCGTCGCTCGTGTCTGCGGTCGAACTCGTGCAGAGGTCGAACCTGTCGCCCAGGCGTCCGGTGTGCCTGACGCTCTGCGACATCGCATACCTG CTCTGCAACATGCTCACGGTCTCGACTATCTGCTGGGCTGTGGCCACATCCGTCTTTCCTAGCCGGACTGAAGTGCTCACGGACGTCTCAATCGCTAGTGCAGTAGTGAGTGCCGCAGCTCGGATCTCGTGGGCGGTTTCAATATTGGTTGCATCGCGATCGGGGTTTAACGAGCGCTTTAGGTCATTTCTTGAAGTTATAAAAAGCTTGCAAGTAGAAATTGTGTTTTTCAAGTACTCGCAAACACTGAGT ATGCAAACCATCGCCGATGAAGAAACCTTCTCGCCGTGCGGTAAGCTTCTGGGCAGTGCTGTCTTAAG GACGGGCCCGAACGCGAAGGGCCGCGTGTTCTGTGCCTTCGTGCGTGTGTTGTGGCACGAGGCCCTGTGGATACCGCTGACTGGACTCGCCTACTTCGCCGTGCTCATCGTCCGGATCCCGCTGCTTGA GTCCCTGATTGATGACGTCGGCAGTCGGGAAGCGAAGGCGTTGACTGTGCTGTTCCTGTCGTCGTGCGTGGCCGAGGTCTGTCTCTCCGGTTTCCTCGAGTACGTGGCTCTGCGCTTCAGCACCCAACTGAAACTCCTCATGCAAGCAGCGCTCTTCACGAAA ACGACACGCATGACCGCTCGCGCGCTGTCTGAGGCCCCGGCGGGCTACCTGGTGTCCTTGGTGGCCGTCGACTGCGACCAGCTGCACACGGTCGCGGTGTTCTCGTCGCACACGCTGAGCGGCCTGCTGTGCTTGCCTGTCCTGCTGTGGATGCTGTCGAGGCGCGTGGGCACGCTGCCCGTCGTCGCTTGCGTCTCCTGGCCGCTCGCTGTGCTGGCACTCTCCGCGCTGGTCTCGTGGATGCAGACCGGATTGTGG AAACGCATCATCCGCTACCGAGACGAGAGGCTGAACAAGATGGCCGACACGCTGTCGTGCGTGCGGCTCGTCAAGTTCTACGCCTGGGAAGAGGCCGTCACTCAGGCTGTGAGCCGGCTGCGTGCCAGGGAGGGCCGCCTCCTGTTCCTCTCCAACTTGCTCGATGGCTTCGTCGAATCGCTACAGTCTTGTTCTAATTCTGTG AAACAGTGGACGAGCAAGTAA